A region from the Cannabis sativa cultivar Pink pepper isolate KNU-18-1 chromosome 9, ASM2916894v1, whole genome shotgun sequence genome encodes:
- the LOC115723358 gene encoding zinc finger protein SHOOT GRAVITROPISM 5 produces MLENNNNTASSSAAAVAADPSSSSDHIHHHHHHHQTHYGFPHNNSSENGVVIINNTNTKRKRRPAGTPDPDAEVVSLSPKTLLESDRYVCEICNQGFQRDQNLQMHRRRHKVPWKLLKRETQEVKKRVFVCPEPSCLHHDPCHALGDLVGIKKHFRRKHSNHKQWVCDKCSKGYAVQSDYKAHLKTCGTRGHSCDCGRVFSRVESFIEHQDSCTVRQVRPELQALQPASATAATTAAGCSSRTASSTSPSSDANFSNSKGNHRLLMINLPKPNELLPNMFLNNNNIKNQQSLLELQLLPSTNSSEAVGGVSNQNSSEENYASTHLKLSIGSNNNNLEGGGGENNQGAEVCRMRDLANDEMKLAMAEKTYAEEARREAKRLIEMAEMEFTNAKRIRQQAQAELEKAQLLREQATKKISSTILQITCQACKQHFQTTPLGPSDETTSLAMSYMSSATTEGEGE; encoded by the exons AATGGGGTTGTCATCATCAATAATACCAAtaccaaaagaaaaagaagaccaGCAGGCACACCAG ATCCAGATGCGGAAGTGGTATCCTTATCGCCAAAGACGCTATTGGAATCGGACCGTTACGTTTGTGAGATCTGTAACCAAGGGTTTCAAAGAGACCAAAATCTTCAGATGCATAGAAGGAGACACAAAGTGCCATGGAAGCTTCTGAAGAGAGAAACTCAAGAAGTTAAAAAGAGAGTTTTCGTTTGTCCTGAACCGAGTTGTCTACACCATGATCCTTGCCATGCTTTGGGTGATTTAGTTGGTATCAAGAAACACTTTCGCCGAAAGCATAGTAACCATAAACAGTGGGTCTGTGATAAGTGTTCCAAAGGTTACGCTGTACAATCCGATTACAAAGCACATCTCAAAACTTGCGGTACTCGAGGCCATTCCTGTGACTGTGGTCGAGTTTTTTCAAG AGTTGAGAGCTTCATCGAACACCAAGACAGTTGCACAGTAAGGCAAGTCCGACCCGAGCTACAAGCTCTTCAACCAGCCTCCGCCACCGCCGCTACCACCGCTGCAGGTTGTTCGTCTCGAACGGCTTCGAGTACGAGCCCTTCGAGCGATGCTAATTTCAGCAATAGTAAGGGAAATCATCGATTACTCATGATCAATTTGCCTAAACCCAACGAATTATTACCAAACATGTTCTTAAATAATAACAACATTAAGAATCAGCAAAGTCTTCTTGAGCTTCAGCTTCTTCCTTCTACTAATTCATCAGAAGCGGTTGGCGGCGTTTCGAATCAAAATTCTTCTGAAGAGAATTACGCTAGTACTCATTTGAAGCTTTCGATCggatctaataataataatttggagGGCGGTGGTGGTGAAAATAATCAAGGGGCGGAAGTTTGTAGAATGAGAGATTTGGCTAACGATGAGATGAAATTGGCTATGGCTGAGAAGACATACGCGGAGGAAGCTCGGCGTGAAGCTAAACGGCTTATTGAAATGGCTGAGATGGAATTCACTAACGCCAAGAGGATAAGGCAACAAGCTCAAGCTGAGTTAGAAAAGGCTCAGTTGCTTAGAGAACAAGCCACTAAGAAAATCAGCTCAACAATTTTACAAATCACTTGTCAAGCTTGTAAACAACATTTCCAAACGACGCCGTTGGGACCTTCTGATGAAACGACGTCGCTTGCTATGAGTTATATGTCGTCCGCTACTACTGAAGGCGAAGgagagtag